The Thermasporomyces composti region CTTGCGCGTCCACTCCGCACCGGTCCAGTGCCGCGACCACGACCTCGTCGACGGGTACCGGCGTGGCCTCCTCGACCGGATCGTCGCCTTGCACCCGGGACAGTTCGATGATCTGCTGCACCAGCCGGGTGAGCCGCTCGGCCTCCAGCCGCATCCGACCCGAGAACCGTTGGACGGCTTCCGGATCGTCCGCCGCCTGCTCCACCGCCTCGGCGAGGAGGCTGAGCGCGCCGATCGGTGTCTTGAGCTCGTGGCTGACGTTGGCCACGAAGTCACGCCGGATCGCGTCGACGCGTCGCTCCTTGGTGCGGTCCTCGACCAGGATCAGCACCAGCTCGCTCCCCAGTGGGGCGACCCGTGCCGACAACGACACCAGGTCGACTCCCGAGCGGCCGCGCGGCAGCTCGAAGTCCCACTGCCGAATCTCGCCGTCGCGGCGGACCTGGTCCACGAGGTCGCGCAGCTCCGCCCGCTCCAGCGTGGATCCGCGGACCAGACCGAGCGCCCTCGCCTGAGCGCTGGCGTATCGGACGTCGTTGCGCGGCCCGACGACCACCGAGGCCGATCGGAGGACGGCGAGCACCTTGGCGACGTCGGGCGGGACTGCTGGCCGGTGCTCGGCGCTGGCGCGGGCCCGGCTCCGTTCGCTGAAGTCGACAAAGGCGACGGCGAGGACGCCGAGGACGAGACCGGCGAGTCCGCCGAGAGTCGCGGCGAGCGTCGCGTCCACGCTGGCCATCGTAGGCAACCGGGCCCACGCGACCACGACGCCCGCCGCCGCCCCCCGCTGACCGTCCGCAAGATTTCACCCGCTGTTCACGGTGTCCTCCTCTGGGCGGAACCTCCCGGACGCGTCACGGGCGCTTCCCGGTGCGGACGGGTGGTCACGGCCTCATGAGGTTCGTGCCAGCTGGGGCGCACAGAACTCCTCGGCGGGCTGGTCGGCCACCACCTCGCCGTCGTGAATGGTGACCACCCGATCCACCCACCGCAGGGTCTGCGGGCGATGCGCGATCACGAGGGTGGTCCGTCCCTTCGCGGCGCTGCGCATGGCCTGTTCGACGCGACGCTCGCTCTTCAGGTCGAGGTGGGATGTCGCCTCGTCGAGCACGAGCACCCGGGGATCGAGCACGAGCGCTCGCGCCAGGCAGAGCAGCTGCCGCTGTCCCGCGGACAGGGACCGACCACGCTCCTGCACCTCGTGCAGGTAGCCGCCGTCGAGCTGGCAGATGAACTCGTGCGCACCCACGGCCCGCGCCGCCGCCTCCACCATCTCGTCCGTCGCGTCGGGCACGCCGTAGGCGATGTTGTCGCGGATCGTCCGCGAGAACATGAACGGTTCCTGCGGAACGTAGCCAATCGCCTGCCGGTAGGCGGATGGGTCGAAACGGGTGACCGGTACGCCATCGACCTCGACCCGTCCTTCCGTGGCGTCGTAGAACCGGGTGATCACCTTGGCGATCGTCGACTTCCCGGCCCCGGTCTGACCCACGAACGCCACCCGTTCGCCCGCCTCCAGCCGGAGGTCGGCGTTCCGCAGGGCGGGCTTGCGGGTGCCCTGGTACTGCAAGGTCACGCCCCGCAGCTCGATCTCGCCACGAAGCTGACCCACCTCCACCGGATCCTCGGGTGCCGGCACGCTGACCTCCTCGGCCAGCAACGCGCGGATCCTCGACACTCCGGTGCGAGCCCGCTGGTAGATGTCGAAGACCGTCGCCAGCTGCTGAATCGGCGCGAACGCCAGCGCCAGGTAGAGCAGGAACGGCACGAGCTCCGCGACCTCCATCCGCCCGGCCGCGACCAGCCGCCACCCCACGAGGAGGGTGCCCGCCACGGTGAGGCCGGCGAGCAGCTCGATGAAGGCGACGTAGAGCGCCGTGGCCCGGTTGCTCGTCGTCCTGGCGCGGAGTTGGCGCTGGGCCATTCCCCGGAAGTGCGCGAGGTTCGCCGCCTCCCGCCGGAACGCCTGGGTGACCGGCAGCACCGCCAGCGTCTCGTGCAGGTAGGTGTTCAGCGCGGAGTTGAGCTCCCGCGCGGTCTCGTAGGCCGGCCCCACGACCCGGCGGTACCAGACCGTCGCGACGGTGGCCGGTGGGATCACCGCCAGCACCACCAGCGCCAGCGTGGGGTTGAGGACGAGCAGGACTCCCGTCATCCCCGTGAACGTCACGACCGCGACCAAGGCGTTGGTCAGGCCCGCCTGGATGAGCTCGGCGACCGCGTTGACGTCGGACGTCAGGCGGGTCATGATCCGGCCCGCGTGAGTGCGGTCGTAGTAGTCCATCCCCAGCCGCTGCAGGTGGGCGAAGAGCCTGACCCGCAAGGCGTACAGGATGCGCTCGGTGGTGCGGTTGGTGACGAACGTGGTCGCCCACACGTCGCACCAGGAGAACGCGGCCACGGCGGCGAACACGGCGCAGGTGACGAGCAGCATCGTCAACGATCGGTTGCCGAGCGCCTGATCCAGACCGGTGCGCACGATGAGCGGGCTGGCGAGGTTGACGACCGCGTCCAGCAACAGCAACGCCAGGCCGGCGAGGATCGGCCAGAGCCGCGGCTGGACCAGCTGACGTAGCCGGAACCGATCGGTCCTGGTCGACTCGTGTTCGACGTCGACGTCGGTGGCGTCGACCGCCGGTGGGAGCTGGGACAGGGCCGCCAGGAGCTCCGGCGACACCGGGTCGCCTACGCGTGCCCGCACGGGGTTCTGGCTCGTCGTGGCCGGCTGCCAGGCCTCCGGTGTGACCTGGCCGGGCGTGAGCGTCACCGCCTCCGCATCGTCCTCGGGCAGCTCCGACATGAGCTGTCGGTAGAGCTCGGACCGCGCGAGCAGCTCCTCGTGGGTGCCCTCGTCGACGACCTTGCCCCCGTCGAAGAGCACCACGCGGTCAGCCAGCCGCACCGTCGACTCGCGGTAGGCGACGACCAGCACGGTGCGGCCGGCGACGACCTCGCGCATGGCCTCGAGGATCTGCCGCTCCACGTGGACGTCGACCGCCGACGTCGCGTCGTCGAGGACGAGGACGTCCGCGTCCGCGAGGAGAGCGCGGGCGAGCGCGATCCGCTGGCGCTGACCGCCGGAGAGGCTCAGGCCCTCCTGCCCCACCTGGGTGTCGTAGCCCTCGGGCAGGCTCGCGATGAAGTCGTGGATGGCCGCGATCCGCGCGACGCGCTCGACCTCCGCGTCGGTCGCGTCCGACCGACCGTAGGCGATGTTGTCGCGGATCGAGCCCGACATCAGCATCGCCTCGTCGAAGACGACGCTGATGCGCTTCCGCAGCTCGGCGAGCGGCAGGTCGCGCACGTCGACCCCGTCCACGAGCACCCGGCCCGAGGTGGCGTCCCGCAGGCGCGGCAGCAGCTGCAGGGCCGTCGACTTCCCCGATCCCGTGGGCCCGACGATCGCCACCGTCTCCCCCGGCAGGACGTCCAGGCACAGGTTCGACAGCGCCTCCGGACCGTCGGGGTAGCGGAACGAGACGTCGTCGAAGCGGACGAACGCGCCACGCTGACCGATCTCGTCGACGCCACGGCTCGCCAGGCGACTCGCGCCGTCCACGCGGCCGGCCGCCACGCTGCGGGCGGCCGACTCCTCCGCGCGCCGACCCGCCGGATCGCGCACGTCCGGCTCGACCGCGAACACCTCCGCGACACGCTCGGTACCGGACCGCGCGCGCGGCAGAAGCGTCAGCACCATGGCCAGCATGCGGGCCGAGCCGTTGAGGTCGGCGAGGTAGGCGAGGAAGGCGAAGAAGGTGCCCAGTGTCATGTGGCCGTGGAGCGCCAACCAGCCACCGAGCAGGAGCACGAGGACCTGCCCGGCCAACGGCGACGCCTGCAGCGTGGCCAGCAGGGGTGCCCGCTGCCGGACCGCCCGGACTCGGGACCGGAACATGAGCGTCAACGACTCGATGAAGCGGTTGAGCTCGGCTCGCTCCTGACCGAAGCCCTTGACCACCCGGACGCCGGTGATCGCCTCCTCGGCGACCGTCGTCATGTCGGCCTCCCGCTGCTGCGCGTCCCACGACGCGGCGTACACGCGCATGTGGAGTCGGCGAGCGACCGCGACGAGAACGACCAGGACGACACACAGTGCCAGGGCGAGCACCGGCGCCAGCGAGGCCATGATGAGGAGCGCGAGGACGACCTGCAGCACCGTGCCGAGGACCGGTGGGAGCAGGCCGATCGCCTGCTGGATCAGCACCAGGTCGGAGTTGACCCGTGCCACGACCTGGCCGCTTTGCATGCGCTCGTGCGCGGCCTGGTCGAGGCTCTGCAAGTGGGCGTAGAGGTCGTCCCGAATGTCGTTCTGCACCTGGATGCTCAAGCGTCCGCCGGTCTCGCGCCACAAGCCGCTGGTCACAGCTCGGAGCAGGACGACGCCGACGAGCGCGGCGATCCAGGGCAGGAGGGGTCGGCTGCCCTCGATGATCGCGTCGTCGACGACCACCTTCTGCAGCAGCGGCGCGGTCACCAGCGCCGCGGTCCACACCGTCGAGGCGACCAACGAGACGATCAACAGCCGACGGTGCCGCCCCAGGTACGGCGTCAACCAACGCAACCAACCCTTGACAGCGGAACTCCTTCGAGCCGCTGACGTCGAGAGGTCGCCTTCTGAGTCTGACGGAACGGATGGACGAGGAGAGGGAACCGCGGGTACGGCCCGGGACCCTGACGAGAACATCGGTCGATCTTTCCCGCCGACGGCGGCGGCTTGGACTGCGTCGGGTCGAAACCGGCACGGGCACCCCCGCCGTCAGCGAAGGTCCGAAGCCGAAGCCAGGCGGACACCTACCCGAATAGTGCAGCGGTGAGCGGGCACACCTCGCTCAACCAACGGCGACCGGCCCGCTCCGGGCACGACCAAGACCAGTGCTGGCGTCAAGGACGCCTTGCCACTGGTCTGGGGGTGATCCGCTGGTGGGGGTGAGCCGAGCGTGGGAACGGTGTGAGCGCCGAGCCCCG contains the following coding sequences:
- a CDS encoding sensor histidine kinase, with translation MDATLAATLGGLAGLVLGVLAVAFVDFSERSRARASAEHRPAVPPDVAKVLAVLRSASVVVGPRNDVRYASAQARALGLVRGSTLERAELRDLVDQVRRDGEIRQWDFELPRGRSGVDLVSLSARVAPLGSELVLILVEDRTKERRVDAIRRDFVANVSHELKTPIGALSLLAEAVEQAADDPEAVQRFSGRMRLEAERLTRLVQQIIELSRVQGDDPVEEATPVPVDEVVVAALDRCGVDAQAKDIDLVHTGERGLVVTGNREQLVIALGNIVENAVTYSPEGSRVVVDVRRAAGDDSAGRHGDVVEIAVSDQGVGIPEHELERVFERFYRVDRARSRQTGGTGLGLSIVKHVAASHRGSVTVRSVEGEGSTFTLRLPLRAEPSAAETSPNTPSPVGLDHSSVVSSRKAAP
- a CDS encoding ABC transporter ATP-binding protein; this encodes MIVSLVASTVWTAALVTAPLLQKVVVDDAIIEGSRPLLPWIAALVGVVLLRAVTSGLWRETGGRLSIQVQNDIRDDLYAHLQSLDQAAHERMQSGQVVARVNSDLVLIQQAIGLLPPVLGTVLQVVLALLIMASLAPVLALALCVVLVVLVAVARRLHMRVYAASWDAQQREADMTTVAEEAITGVRVVKGFGQERAELNRFIESLTLMFRSRVRAVRQRAPLLATLQASPLAGQVLVLLLGGWLALHGHMTLGTFFAFLAYLADLNGSARMLAMVLTLLPRARSGTERVAEVFAVEPDVRDPAGRRAEESAARSVAAGRVDGASRLASRGVDEIGQRGAFVRFDDVSFRYPDGPEALSNLCLDVLPGETVAIVGPTGSGKSTALQLLPRLRDATSGRVLVDGVDVRDLPLAELRKRISVVFDEAMLMSGSIRDNIAYGRSDATDAEVERVARIAAIHDFIASLPEGYDTQVGQEGLSLSGGQRQRIALARALLADADVLVLDDATSAVDVHVERQILEAMREVVAGRTVLVVAYRESTVRLADRVVLFDGGKVVDEGTHEELLARSELYRQLMSELPEDDAEAVTLTPGQVTPEAWQPATTSQNPVRARVGDPVSPELLAALSQLPPAVDATDVDVEHESTRTDRFRLRQLVQPRLWPILAGLALLLLDAVVNLASPLIVRTGLDQALGNRSLTMLLVTCAVFAAVAAFSWCDVWATTFVTNRTTERILYALRVRLFAHLQRLGMDYYDRTHAGRIMTRLTSDVNAVAELIQAGLTNALVAVVTFTGMTGVLLVLNPTLALVVLAVIPPATVATVWYRRVVGPAYETARELNSALNTYLHETLAVLPVTQAFRREAANLAHFRGMAQRQLRARTTSNRATALYVAFIELLAGLTVAGTLLVGWRLVAAGRMEVAELVPFLLYLALAFAPIQQLATVFDIYQRARTGVSRIRALLAEEVSVPAPEDPVEVGQLRGEIELRGVTLQYQGTRKPALRNADLRLEAGERVAFVGQTGAGKSTIAKVITRFYDATEGRVEVDGVPVTRFDPSAYRQAIGYVPQEPFMFSRTIRDNIAYGVPDATDEMVEAAARAVGAHEFICQLDGGYLHEVQERGRSLSAGQRQLLCLARALVLDPRVLVLDEATSHLDLKSERRVEQAMRSAAKGRTTLVIAHRPQTLRWVDRVVTIHDGEVVADQPAEEFCAPQLARTS